A region from the Arachis ipaensis cultivar K30076 chromosome B01, Araip1.1, whole genome shotgun sequence genome encodes:
- the LOC107625076 gene encoding dipeptidyl peptidase family member 6 — translation MATLGTGVLTLTLTLTRFSSSSKSLFTHTHTLNYLLLPSLSAKTTFLHNRIHHNRRLSFCCRGMATSTAASYSNTVTAPYGSWKSPITADVVSGASKRLGGTAVDEHGRLIWLESRPTEGGRGVLVLEPETPGGDPVDVIPKEFGVRTLAQEYGGGAFTVSGDVVFFANYKDQRLYKQSLNSLGVPPAPITPDYGGPVVSYADGILDSRFNRFIAVREDRRESSLNPPTTIVSIALGSNDVQEPQVLVGGSDFYAFPRLDSKSERIAWIQWSHPNMPWDRAELWVGYISENGEIHKRVCVAGGDPSLVESPTEPKWSPDGELFFITDRKNGFWNIHRWIESENKVEPVNFLDAEFARPLWIFGMNSYVFVQSGKQRNSIVCSYRQQGKSYLGIIHDVQSSTLTPLDIPFTDLDNITSGKECLYLEGASAVHPSSIAKVTLDDDKSKVVNFNIIWSSSPDSLKYSSYISKPELIEFPTEVPGQNAYAYFYPPTNPIYQANQGEKPPLLLKSHGGPTAETRGLLNLSIQYWTSRGWAFADVNYGGSTGYGREYRERLLGQWGIVDVNDCCSCAKYLVANGKVDGERLCITGGSAGGYTTLAALAFRDTFKAGASLYGVGDLSLLSAETHKFESHYIDKLVGGEKELIERSPINHVDQFSCPIILFQGLEDKVVPPDQARKIYQALKEKGVPVALVEYEGEQHGFRKAENIKFTLEQQMVFFARLIGNFNVADDITPIKIDNFDN, via the exons ATGGCCACGTTAGGCACTGGtgttctcactctcactctcactctcacccGTTTTTCTTCATCTTCCAAGTCCCTCTTCACTCACACACACACTCTCAACTACCTCCTTTTGCCTTCTCTCTCTGCCAAAACCACTTTTCTTCATAATCGAATACACCACAACCGCCGCCTCTCCTTCTGTTGCAGGGGAATGGCGACTTCAACTGCCGCCTCTTACTCCAACACAGTAACCGCTCCCTACGGTTCTTGGAAGTCACCAATCACCGCCGATGTCGTCTCCGGCGCCTCCAAGAGGCTCGGGGGAACCGCCGTCGATGAACATGGTCGCCTCATTTGGCTCGAATCGCGTCCCACCGAAGGAGG ACGGGGTGTTCTTGTTCTTGAGCCGGAGACTCCGGGAGGTGACCCTGTAGATGTTATTCCAAAGGAGTTTGGAGTGAGGACACTGGCCCAAGAGTATGGAGGTGGTGCTTTCACGGTATCGGGGGATGTAGTCTTTTTCGCAAATTACAAGGATCAGAGGTTATACAAGCAATCCCTCAATTCCTTGG GTGTGCCTCCTGCACCTATCACTCCGGACTATGGTGGACCTGTAGTAAGTTATGCTGATGGAATATTGGATTCACGCTTCAACCGTTTTATCGCTGTAAGGGAAG ATCGACGGGAGAGTAGTCTTAATCCTCCTACGACAATTGTGTCTATAGCACTTGGCAGCAATGATGTTCAGG AACCACAAGTTCTAGTTGGCGGGAGTGACTTTTATGCTTTCCCACGTCTAGATTCTAAAAGTGAAAGGATAGCATGGATCCAGTGGAGTCACCCCAACATGCCATGGGATAGAGCAGAACTTTGGGTTGGCTATATTTCAGAAAATGG AGAGATCCACAAGCGCGTCTGTGTTGCTGGGGGTGATCCTTCACTTGTGGAATCTCCAACTGAGCCTAAGTGGTCCCCTGATG GTGAGCTTTTTTTCATCACAGATAGGAAAAATGGTTTCTGGAATATCCATAGATGG ATTGAATCTGAGAATAAGGTTGAGCCTGTTAATTTTTTGGATGCTGAGTTTGCAAGGCCATTGTGGATTTTTGGTATGAACTCATATGTATTTGTTCAAAGTGGTAAACAGAGAAACTCAATTGTTTGCAGTTACAG GCAGCAGGGGAAGTCATATCTTGGAATTATTCATGATGTGCAGAGCTCAACACTTACTCCGCTTGATATTCCTTTCACTGATTTGGATAACatt ACTTCTGGTAAAGAATGCCTGTATTTGGAGGGAGCTTCTGCAGTTCATCCATCATCGATCGCCAAG GTGACTTTAGATGATGATAAATCAAAAGTAGTCAACTTCAATATTATTTGGTCCTCCTCACCTGATAGCTTAAAATATAGTTCGTATATCAGTAAGCCAGAATTGATTGAATTCCCAACTGAGGTTCCTGGTCAAAATGCTTATGCGTACTTTTATCCGCCAACAAATCCTATTTATCAAGCTAATCAAGGAGAAAAGCCACCTCTATTGTTGAAGAGCCACG GGGGACCTACTGCTGAAACACGTGGACTTTTAAATTTGAGCATTCAGTACTGGACTAGTAGAGGTTGGGCATTTGCTGATGTTAATTATGGTGGTAGCACTG GTTATGGAAGGGAGTACAGAGAACGGCTTTTGGGACAGTGGGGAATAGTTGATGTCAATGACTGTTGTAGTTGTGCTAAATATTTg GTGGCAAATGGAAAGGTTGATGGGGAGCGTCTTTGTATAACTGGAGGCTCAGCTGGTGGTTATACCACTTTAGCTGCACTTGCTTTTAGAGACACTTTTAAAGCTGGGGCTTCTTTGTATGGT GTAGGCGATTTGAGCTTGTTGAGTGCAGAAACTCATAAATTCGAATCCCATTACATTGATAAGCTTGTTG GAGGTGAAAAGGAGTTGATTGAAAGATCCCCAATCAACCATGTTGACCAATTTTCTTGTCCCATAATTTTATTTCAAGGATTAGAGGACAAG GTTGTGCCTCCTGATCAAGCTCGGAAAATTTACCAGGCACTGAAGGAAAAAGGGGTGCCTGTTGCTCTTGTTGAATATGAAGGAGAGCAACATGGCTTCCGGAAG GCTGAGAACATCAAGTTTACACTTGAACAACAAATGGTCTTCTTTGCACGATTGATTGGGAACTTCAATGTTGCTGACGATATTACTCCAATCAAAATCGACAACTTTGATAACTGA
- the LOC107625097 gene encoding uncharacterized protein LOC107625097, translated as MKFSGDSNHPPLPFLASIVPSGARNPCPSSNLQQSPRTSRKPPVRRSGAPNGRRSRHETLLETNGAGAGSDQLQQDEKLVSYFGWKRAAVSARKLAAELWRXXRLQLPEVGDHGRSIAEDRLGLQHGIGRANLYFLSHRNGVMHGDLKNLSLSPYAILRTKDRKLCELHHSLQFSSAAAEGITKWDPVCIETWDEAQYICNQVKLLDQKESAVSALEAELEQARVRIQELETERHSSKKKVEHFLKKVSKEKALWQSREHEKIRAYIDDIKAELSQERRSRQRIEIVNSRLVSELADAKLLAKRCMQEYEKERKEKDLIEEVCDELAKEIGEDKAEVEVLKRETMKLREEVEEEKRMLQMAEVWREERVQMKLIDAKVAVDAKYSQMNELVANLEIFLKSVNVNQNGTDIREASSLKNAAASMNIQDIKGFSYEPPNQNNLFSIFEDLNSGQPKEREIDPCVMHSPVSHASKILAASPEPNMISKVNFPRRLDASVPEIVDMQDDGSGWEIVSHVEDPGSICSPEGSIPSMTKNYRECNISERSGLDCKENTSEESPLTEISEVSSVLSKQSKKVSSIARFWRSGPTNADNYKIISAEGINGSLSNGKLSNGSIASPDWGSGKDGLSPQDPLCQLRSPDSGNSHNQGAEKNSLKARLLEARMESQKVRLRHVLKQKV; from the exons ATGAAGTTCTCTGGCGACTCTAACCATCCACCGCTGCCATTTTTGGCGAGCATTGTTCCCAGCGGCGCCCGAAACCCCTGCCCTTCCTCGAATCTCCAACAGTCGCCGAGGACCTCCCGAAAACCTCCCGTGAGACGAAGCGGCGCTCCTAATGGCAGACGAAGCAGGCATGAAACTCTCCTCGAGACGAACGGCGCCGGAGCTGGCAGCGATCAGCTCCAGCAGGACGAGAAGCTGGTGAGTTACTTCGGTTGGAAGAGGGCGGCCGTGTCGGCGCGGAAGCTCGCCGCTGAGCTGTGGCGNNNNNGGCGGCTACAGCTCCCGGAAGTTGGCGATCACGGAAGAAGCATCGCTGAGGATCGGTTGGGACTTCAG CATGGAATTGGACGTGCAAACCTCTATTTTCTCAGTCATCGAAATGGTGTGATGCATGGAGACTTGAAGAATCTGTCATTAAGTCCATATGCCATTTTGCGGACAAAGGATAGAAAACTCTGTGAG CTCCACCATTCTCTCCAGTTTTCCAGCGCCGCAGCGGAGGGGATAACAAAATGGGATCCTGTTTGTATAGAAACATGGGACGAGGCACAATATATTTGCAACCAGGTGAAACTTCTTGACCAAAAGGAAAGTGCTGTATCTGCTCTTGAAGCTGAACTAGAGCAGGCTCGTGTGAGGATTCaggagcttgagactgagcgtcACTCCTCCAAAAAGAAAGTTGAGCATTTCTTGAAGAAAGTTAGCAAGGAAAAAGCCTTATGGCAAAGCagagagcatgagaaaattcgtGCCTACATTGATGACATTAAAGCAGAGTTGAGTCAAGAAAGGAGAAGTCGTCAAAGGATTGAAATTGTGAATTCCAGGTTAGTTAGTGAGTTGGCTGATGCTAAGTTGTTAGCAAAGCGCTGCATGCAGGAGTATGAGAAGGAAAGGAAGGAGAAAGATTTGATCGAGGAAGTGTGTGATGAGCTTGCTAAGGAAATTGGAGAAGACAAGGCTGAAGTTGAAGTATTGAAGAGGGAAACTATGAAACTCAGGGAAGAAGTAGAGGAGGAGAAAAGGATGTTGCAGATGGCTGAAGTCTGGCGCGAAGAACGTGTTCAAATGAAGTTGATAGATGCAAAAGTTGCTGTTGATGCGAAGTACTCACAAATGAATGAACTTGTAGCAAATTTGGAAATCTTTCTTAAGTCAGTAAATGTTAACCAAAATGGAACGGATATTAGAGAAGCAAGTTCACTTAAAAATGCTGCAGCTTCCATGAACATTCAAGACATCAAAGGATTTTCCTATGAACCTCCCAATCAAAacaatttattttccattttcgAAGATCTGAACTCTGGTCAACCTAAGGAAAGGGAGATTGATCCATGTGTTATGCATTCTCCAGTGAGTCATGCCTCAAAGATTCTCGCAGCAAGTCCTGAACCCAATATGATAAGTAAGGTTAACTTTCCAAGGCGATTGGACGCATCGGTGCCTGAGATTGTTGATATGCAAGACGACGGAAGTGGATGGGAAATTGTGAGCCATGTTGAGGATCCAGGATCAATCTGTTCACCGGAAGGGAGTATCCCATCTATGACTAAGAATTATCGAGAGTGTAACATCTCAGAGAGGAGCGGGCTTGACTGTAAAGAGAATACCAGCGAAGAGTCCCCATTAACTGAAATTAGTGAAGTTTCTTCAGTATTAAGTAAGCAATCAAAGAAAGTATCATCCATAGCCAGGTTTTGGAGGTCTGGTCCGACTAATGCGGATAACTACAAGATAATCTCTGCAGAAGGAATAAATGGGAGTCTTTCAAATGGGAAGTTGTCTAATGGGAGCATCGCGTCTCCTGACTGGGGATCAGGTAAAGATGGTCTAAGTCCCCAGGATCCTCTGTGTCAATTGAGATCTCCTGACTCCGGGAATTCACATAATCAGGGTGCGGAGAAGAACAGTTTGAAAGCAAGACTTCTAGAGGCCAGGATGGAAAGCCAGAAGGTTAGGTTGCGCCATGTTCTTAAACAGAAGGTATAA